From the genome of Novosphingobium sp. P6W:
CAGGCCAGCCGGCCGCGAGACCGAGTTCCACGAGGAGGAGCCCACCTGCTGCGACTGAAACGAGGGGACGAGCTGGGTCAGCACGTCGCGCAGCTGCATCGAGCCGCCCATCTGGGCGATCTGCTCGCCGCTGATGACGTCGATCGGCGTCGGGCTGGTCGTTACGGTGCGCGTTTGGCCGCGCGAGCCGGTGACGACGATGTCGTCGGCCACTGTCGGAGCCGCAACCGGAGCGGCTTCCTGCGCGAAGGCGGTGCCACCGACGGCGGCGGTGAGAGCGAGAATGGACGTCGTGAGTAGTACGGTACGCATTGAAACCCCCATGTTTGGGCGACGGCATGACAGCCGCCAGTTGATAGCCACTTCTCCCTGTGCCGCCTCATTCGCCGGGCGGCGCATTTGACCCCGATGCCTTAGTAGGTGCGGGGGCTTTGCTCGTTGTCTTTCGCCTGCGCACATGCGCTCAGCGCGATTTGAAGTTCGGAAATGAGGTCCGCCGGGTTCTCAAGCCCGACATGCAGGCGGATCACCGGGCTCTCGCAAGGCGCAGCAAAGCGGCGCTGGCGGATCTGGTCGTTGCACGGGATCGCCAGGCTTTCGAAGCCGCCCCAGCTGTAGCCCAGGCCGAACAGGCGCAGTGCGTCGAGAAATGCGGTCGCAGCTGTTTCGGGCGCATCGAGTACGATCGTGATAAGGCCGTTGCCGCCGGCATAGTCGCGCACGAACAGGTCGTGGCCCACGGTGCCGGGAAGAGCGGGGCACATCACTTCGCGCACCAATGGCTGCGCGGCGAGCCAGCTGGCGACTTCCAGCGCGGCGGCGCCGTGGCGCTCGATGCGGGTATGGAGCGTGCGCAGGCCGCGCAGCGCGAGGTAGGCATCGTCCGAGGACACGGCCCAGCCGATGCTGCGCGAGGACCGCTTGAGCATCGCGCCAACCTCGCCCCGCGCCACCGCGCAGCCCATGAACACGTCGGAGTGGCCGCACACGTACTTGGTCAGTGCCTGTACCGAGATGTCGACGCCATGGTCGAGCGGCTTGAACAGCACGCCTGCCGCATAAGTATTGTCGATCAAGGTCAGCACGCCGCAGGTTCGGGCAAGGGTAGCGATCGCTGGCACGTCGATCATGTCCAGCGTCAACGATCCCGGCGCTTCGAGCACGATCAGGCGCGTGGCCAAACCGATCAGCGCTTCGAGTTCGCCGAGCGCGATGTCGGCGGGAAAGTAGCGCGCGGTGACACCATAGTCCGCCA
Proteins encoded in this window:
- the metC gene encoding cystathionine beta-lyase; this translates as MIHPAADGEVLLRTAAPVLQRGTTVLLDNSDCFGKSSPSYGRSGLATQEALRHSLCELEHGEVAELYPSGLAALSGAILAVCRSGDEILICDTIYGPTRRFAETTMADYGVTARYFPADIALGELEALIGLATRLIVLEAPGSLTLDMIDVPAIATLARTCGVLTLIDNTYAAGVLFKPLDHGVDISVQALTKYVCGHSDVFMGCAVARGEVGAMLKRSSRSIGWAVSSDDAYLALRGLRTLHTRIERHGAAALEVASWLAAQPLVREVMCPALPGTVGHDLFVRDYAGGNGLITIVLDAPETAATAFLDALRLFGLGYSWGGFESLAIPCNDQIRQRRFAAPCESPVIRLHVGLENPADLISELQIALSACAQAKDNEQSPRTY